In Vigna angularis cultivar LongXiaoDou No.4 chromosome 8, ASM1680809v1, whole genome shotgun sequence, the DNA window TTTAATCATCTCGGACATCCTTTTTATAAGGTTCAAAAAAACCACGAACTGGCACGTGTCACCTCCTTTAACGATGTTAGTACGAAACTAACGGCGaggtctaaattgattcaatttttcagaataagggacctaattgagaacATTTACAAtacgaggacctatttgagaaaTCCTACAAAAATAGGGATGTCCGAGatgattaaacttttttataactaaaattgacttcaattacaacctttataccttagaaattagcttgagctcatgattttgttgaattcttGGATATAAtggagttggacaggttttatgcttgattctcttattttttgcaggtttttagatgaaattgatgaaagaagtgaaaagggagAGAGAAGGAATCAGAAAAGGCACAAGCAGTGCATGAAAGAGAGATGCCACAAGTACCGCTCAAGGTCATTTTCCCCCTGAGCGGCAGCACCGCTGAGGGGCGTTTTCCCCCTCAGCGCCACTTTACAGAATACGTTagaaccgctgaggggcaactTTGCAGCTCAGGGGAAGAACCGTTGTGCACTATTACCGCTATGGGGCGTTTTCCCCCTCAGCGgtattattttgggcttgggcttgatttttatatctttttagaatattatataagctcTAGGACGTtttagggttggtatctttggcaaTCACGAAGCTCAATCACTCTCTCTTTAGTCCTTgtaggaggattttggatgctcaggctcctTTATCAGCCTTCTcaggttttatctttcattcttccattgtatttcatctagtttcaccatgaatatggtgaactaaacttttattgttgttggggaatcaatgtaaatctttAGAAACTCTTTTGTATGGaattttgttcttcaagatcatatatatgatacatgctttcttttcattaattgttagggtttttcctctttgctcacagcatgcatagtttaactcattcgatgtcatgattattgattttgttgatacggagacgtacggggaagtctagatctggggaatctctcccaaaagtatattaccaacctagagataggagtatgatagttggttgcctttaagcttctgttcactataatgcatgattgaTTACTAGGGAGATAAGagattgtaaactagtgattatgattaggctttcttcgccgagagatcgggtttaaaataaattagaaaatggcattaacattaatgaaaagattgatgaattccaaaatacaagagagtggaaaagatttacttgataaaccccaacaacatattcatccacaCAATTCAATTCACGTTTTTGTTtctctttgccattgatcattatcatatgcattcatatttaattttcagtctTTTACATTCTAAACCTAAAATACTTTGTTatcaagtcttaattaattaattaatcacataAGTGTCTAGGccttgagtctcttgggaaatgatacttggtcttaccaagattattacttgctacgattcggtcacacttgtcgagggtaaaacaagtttgtggcgccgtttttcggtgttcataaatttgtcaacAATGCTCCCTCTTTTTCTGCTAGCTTAGCACAAAATgagcgctatgcgaattaatggctcaatttctcctACTTTGCTCCAGTGATTTTGCTCGCTATGCATTTCTAATGCACTATGCAGATCGCTTTAGAGAGAAAAATCAATAAGTCGCAAAGCGCAtgtggtgcgctatgcgaacaTCAGTACAGTGagcaatttatttttctctcacgCATAGCGCATGAAATTCGTTGTGCGATTAAATCACTGCTTCATAATATTATCTAGTCGCTTAGCACACCTCAGCTGTGCGATGTGCGACTAGAGTGTCAGAAATCAATCATCAAGCTTCATCTACACTTCCTTTCCACACTCAAACTCAACAATTTACAGAAACACAAtcaaaaaacacacatatatacaaACATGTGCTAGGGTGCCTCCtagcaagcgcttctttaacgtcactagcttgacccaaacaTATCATGGTTCAGATAATTGAATAACTGTGGTGAGGCGTTCAACCTCTCCACCCAAATAATGTTTCAGTCTTTGACCATTTACAATCCAGCTTCTGTTTGAATCCTCAGAATTTGGATCCATCAATTCAATAGCACCATAAGGCTTGACTGCCTTAATCACAAAAGGACCGGACCATTTAGATTTCAACTTACCTGGAAACAGTTTGAATCTGGAATTGAACAACAGTACCTGTTGTCCAGGTTGAAAATCTCTTTTTATCAGCTTCTAATCATGGTACATCTTGAccctttctttatattttcttgaagaatcATAAGCAGTCATCCTCatttcctccaactcttgcAACTGAAGCTTTCTTTTACCTTCACAAAGAGAAGAATCAAAGTTAAGGAATTTCAATGCCCAATATGCTTTATGTTCCATCTCAACTAGGAGATGACATGAGTTGCCATAGACTAACTGGAAGGGTGTTAGTCCCACAGGACTCTTTAAGGCAGTCCTATATGCCCATAGGACATCATCTAATTTTGCAgcccaatcctttcttgatgatgAAACAGTCTTTTCAAGGATTCTTTTGATTTTCCTGTTGGAAACTTCAGCTTGGCCATTGGTCTGAGGATGATAAGGTGAGGCAATCTTGAGCCTCACATCATAATGTGACAAGACCTTAGCCAATTGAGCGTTACAGAAATGTGATCCTCCATCACTTAAGAGGATCCTAGGCACACCAAATCTTGAGAAGATTTGTCTTTTGAGAAATTTTACCACTATCTTGGCATCATTCTTTTGGCATGTTGCAGCTTCCACCCACTTACTAACATCATCCACTGCTACTAAAATGTATTCATTGTTATAGGAAGAAGGTAATGGTCCCATGAAATCCATTCCCCAACAATCAAACacttcaacctctaaaataGCTTGCAGTGGCATCTCATGTCTTTTTGAAATGCTTCCAGTCCTTTTGCATGAGCATGTGCATCTTTAAATAAGGTTGGCCAAAAGAAACCAGATTGAAGCACTTTGGCGGTTGTCCTTTCTCCATTATAGTGTCCTCCATATGGCGAATTATGACAATGCCATCGGATACCAACAACTTCCTCTGCTGTGACACACCGCCTCAGTAAGTGGTCAACACCCAACTTGAAGAGATAAGGACCATCCCAAAGATATTCTTTGGAATCATGTAGAAACTTCTTCTTTTGCTGCCCAGTCAAGTCATCAGGGAGAATTCCTGTAGCTTTAAAATTTGTCATATCTACAAACCATGGCCTTATTGAATGAGCATCAGACGCTTATCAATAAATTCTCCCTTAATTTCTCCTTCTTTATCAGTAACCCCAATGTTAAGGAGGCGAGACAAATGATCAGTAATGACATTCTTGCTCCcctttttgtctttaatttccATATCAAACTCATGTAACATTAAAACCCATCTTATGAGACGTGGCTTTGAATCAAACTTTGCCAGTAAGTCTTTTATGGTTGAATGGTCAGTGTAAATGATAATTTAGACCCTATCAGATAAGGTCTAAACTTTTCAAGAGCATACACAATTGCCAAAAATACTTTTTCAGTTGTGGCATAATTCAATTGTGCACCATTCAGAACTTTACTGGCATAATGAATAACATGAAAAACTTTGCCACGTCTTTGTCGCAACACAGCCCCAATGGCATAGTCACTAGCATCGCACATTAACTCAAAATCTTGAGTCCAATTTGGTGCGACTACAATAGGGGCTGTGACTAGCTTCTCTTTCAAAATctcaaaagctttcaaacacTCCTCATCAAACTCAAACTGAGTGTCTTTCACAAGCAAATTGCAAAGGGGTTTAGCAATCTTGGAAAAGTCTTTTATAAATCTCCGATAAAATCCAACATGTCCAAGAAAACTTCATACCCCTTTCACATTTGTAGGAGATGGTAGCTTTTCAATCACATCAACCTTAGCTTGATCTACACCTATCCCCCTGGATGAGATCTTATGTCCTAAGACAATCCCCTCACGAACCATATAATGGCATTTTTCCCAATTTAACACAAGGTTCGTGGCAATGCATCTTTTCAAGACTACATCCAGGTTATGCAAGCATAAATCATATGATTTACCAAAGACTGAGAAATCGTCCATGAAAACTTCTATGCAATTCTCAACAAGATCAGCAACAATGGCTAGCATGCGACGTTGGAATGTGGCAGGAGCATTACATAGACCAAATGGCATCCTTCGGTATGCAAACACATCAAAGGGACAAGTGAAAGCAGTTTTTTCTTGGTCTTCAGGATTTACTACTATTTGATTGTACCTGGAATAGCCATCCAGGAAACAATAGTAGGCTTGGCCTGCCAGCCTTTCCaacatttgatttaattttctataatcAATACACATTCTCCACCCTGTGACTGTTCTTGTAGGAATtaattcattcttatcatttttaacaaCAGTCATAGGATATAAGACTCACCCAAGCACTATCAGATATAGGATATATCATTTCCAACATGCACAAGACTCACCCAAGCACTATCAGATATAGGATATATCATTCCTGCTTCAAGCAATTTAAGTACTTCCTTTCTCACCACCTCTTTCAAAGTTGGATTCAATCTCCTCTATGGTTGTGCTATGGGTTTATAGTCCTCTTCCATCATAATCTTATGCATGCAATACGTTGGACTTATACCTTTCAGATCAGAGATGTGCCAACTTATTGCctttttgttctcttttaaAATTTCCACCAATTTTGCTTCATCATTCTTTGATAGAGAATTGTTAATGATCACAGGCTTCTTGGAATTTTCCTCTAAAAACACATACTTAAGATGATCAGGAAGCATTTTTAATTCCATCTTTTCCTAATCACCTAAGTTAgccttttctaatttttccactTTCACATTAGTGGATTTctcttctttcaatttttccagATGTTGTGAAATCTCctctacttcagattcttcttctAAAGTAAGTTCCTCACATGAATTTATCAAGACACACTCTAAGGGAGATTTCACATACATCTGACTTCTCACTTTCTCAACCACATCATCCAAAACTTCAACTCTGAAACAGTTTCCTCTATCTTTAGGGTGTTGCATAGCTTCCACTACATTAAAGGTAATTGTTTCATCATGTAACCTCACCTTCAGAtgaccatcatcaacatcaattatCACCCTAGCAGTTTTCAtaaaaggtcttccaagtataaGGGGGACTTCAGTATCCTCCTCCATATCTAGAATAACAAAATCCACTAGAAAAGTGAATTTGTCAACTTTCACTAAAACATCTTCAATAACTCCATATGGATACTTGACAGACCTGTCTGCTAGTTGGAGTATCATCCTTGTTGGTTTTACTTCCATGTCCCCAATTTTCTTTAACATAGACAAAGGCATTAAATTGATGCTTGCACCTAAGTCTATCAATGCTTTTCCAATGGGGAGTTTTCCAATTGTGCATGGAATAGTAAAACTACcaggatctttaaattttggtgGTAGAAGTTTTTGCATGATGGCACTACAATTCCCTTGCACCTCAAttgtttcttcctcaatatactttctcttctttgtcaACAAATCTTTCATAAATCTAGCATAAGAGGGCATTTGTTGAAGTCCTTCTGAAAAGGGAATTGTGATTTCCAGCTTTTTGAAGAGAGCCATGAATCTAGAAAATTgactttccttttcctttctagaATAAGTCTTTGGATACGGTAAAGGATTCAAAATTTGCTTTCCTTTATGACTCTCTtccactttcttctttttatcttcttcttcctcaactttcttctttttcttcctactcttcacttaatttttttcttttcatcctCCTTCTTTACAACTACACTTTCTAACACTTTACCACTCCTTATAGTTATAGCTTTGCAATACTCTTTTGGATTTAGTTCAATGTTAGCCCCAAATGTATTTACAGGCTTATCTTCTAATTTCTTTGTCAATTAACCCAATTGAACTTCTAAATTCCTTATAGAAGCGTCAGTGCTCTTTTGATTTGATATGGACATTTGCATGAATTGTTGCAAAGTTTCTTCCAATTTGGATGTCATATCAGAAAGAGTAGGTTGTTGTTGAAACTGGTGTTGTGGTGGTCTACTAGAACTAGCCTGACCCATGCtaggatgaggtctccatccttgattataaTTTCCATAATTGCCCGGACGGCCTTGATTTCCCATGTACTTAACCTCTTCCTTTGCACTGGACTGAATAGCACACTATTCATTTTGGTGCTCTCCACCACACAGTTCACAACCTTGCACAGTTTGATGATGTTGTGCCTATGATACAGTTTGGAGTTCCTTAGGTAGTTGTGACAACTTTTTCATCAAAGACTCAAGCTGTTGagtcatgattttattttgggctAACAAGGCATCTTGGGATTGCAATTCAAACATGCCTTTCTTTTGCGTTTGCACTCTCTCACTTTGGACATCGTTATCACTAGAtgccatattttcaattatttcatgTTCCTCATCAGGTGTCTTCCACCTAATGttacctccaactgaggcatctagcataaGCTTTGTGTGAGATTTTAAACCTCCTAAGAAAAGGTTTAATTGAGTGGGAACGTCAAACCCATGAATTGGAGTTTTTCTCAGCAACCCCTTGAACCTATCCCATGTTTGACTCAACGACTCTTTAGGCTCTTGTTGAAAGGAGGATATTTCCTGTTTGCCTTTATTTATCTTGGATTGGGGGACatatttattcaaaaacttTGCCACAACATCCTCCCAAACAGTCAGACTTCCCTCAGGAAAAGAATTTAGCCAAAGCTTGGCATTTCCAGCtaatgaaaagggaaaaagacTCAGTCTgattgcttcatctggcacATGTAAAATTTTTACAGTATTACAAATCTCATTAAAATTTGTCAGATGATCGTAGGGATTTTCGTGTGAAAGTTTTGTAAACTGGTTACTTTGAACAAGGTGAATCAGTGTTGGCTTCATTTCCATATGAGCAGCATTCACCACAGGTCGGGCTATACTGTTGAAAGATGAAGGTATAAACACAGAAGCATAATCTTCCAACGTACGCCTAACTCTTGGTTGTTCCTCATCATTATTTCCCTCCATATCCTTATCCTTTTTatcagatgaagaaaaagtgtTGAAAGTAGCAGACAAGCTAGCTTCTCTAGcttctatttttctattttctctccTACGTCTATTGTTATTCCTACGGGCTGTTCTCTCAATCTcagaatcaaacaataaattttcaaatttcgtTCTCCTTCTCATGCAGAACAACAATCTCAAGATATCAACCCaaagaaataaaagcagaaaCAAAACACAACGTATATAAAcagatatacaaaaattaaaaacaatggaTTTACAGATAACAGAAcagaattgaaatttataaacaaTGAATGACTGAAATAACAATAACaagccaaaaacttgataacttttttgcaagtataccaaatcgttcaagtaatacaGTGAATTAAGTCaagagtatcgttctcccaagggaatttgagtcacgttattcaattaaaattatttatcaagatcaattactgatgataacatttgtgatttaaatttggaatttagcatgaaattaacaacgtaaaaaaattaagattgaaaaatgcGATAAAAGATCACTGGAATTGGTCTTTGACTAACATTACAGTAAAATCCTGGACAACATATATTCTctgttcaagcattcacataagagtattttggtttaattccttaaatCAAGatctaaaattatctattgaattattaattccttaatgaTGTTGAGAATGACCAAAAGCACAAAAGTTATTCCTAGCGtagttacttttagtttcttttcttacgtttcaggttctaaaaatactttccagtacaaaagaacttttaaagagaATAATACTTTCGTATAATCAaaagcaagtcaagaaaagaacaagaacatgaacatatattgcacaggaaatttacattaatgtgtttcgtcatacaaccaattccaatgaacagaaaatttagcctatcctagacatTTCAAACGTACTCTTTACACAAATTGTTTGCagaaagtgaagtcttgatgtcTCGAAAGGTCTCCTAATCGTCTCCTGAGTTCTCCAGTATTTTTCTGGCTATTTTCGTGTGTCAGAAGATAGTTTCTgcctttctgtcacgtctttttaAGCCacttaacttaattaattcgCTCAACGCACAGGTGTGTGTGCGCTGTGCAAATTTCCTTTAACTGTtgtattcgctcagcgcacagctactggtgcgctatgcgaattgaATTTTTCTAGCTGTGCGAATTTTGGCGGACAGACTCCAAATTATACACCCTTTCCTATACAAtaatttacataacaatctacttcctattacaacttttcactgagtaataacatgaataatt includes these proteins:
- the LOC108344295 gene encoding uncharacterized protein LOC108344295 — its product is MALFKKLEITIPFSEGLQQMPSYARFMKDLLTKKRKYIEEETIEVQGNCSAIMQKLLPPKFKDPGSFTIPCTIGKLPIGKALIDLGASINLMPLSMLKKIGDMEVKPTRMILQLADRSVKYPYGVIEDVLVKVDKFTFLVDFVILDMEEDTEVPLILGRPFMKTARVIIDVDDGHLKVRLHDETITFNVVEAMQHPKDRGNCFRVEVLDDVVEKVRSQMYVKSPLECVLINSCEELTLEEESEVEEISQHLEKLKEEKSTNVKVEKLEKANLEENSKKPVIINNSLSKNDEAKLVEILKENKKAISWHISDLKGISPTYNQIVVNPEDQEKTAFTCPFDVFAYRRMPFGLCNAPATFQRRMLAIVADLVENCIEVFMDDFSVFGHKISSRGIGVDQAKVDVIEKLPSPTNVKGFEFDEECLKAFEILKEKLVTAPIVVAPNWTQDFELMCDASDYAIGAVLRQRRGKVFHVIHYASKVLNGAQLNYATTEKFDSKPRLIRWVLMLHEFDMEIKDKKGSKNVITDHLSRLLNIGVTDKEGEIKGEFIDKRLMLIQ